Within the Elusimicrobiaceae bacterium genome, the region CCGTCACGCCGTCGCCCAGCGACACGTACGGCCCGACGATGGAATTGCGCAGGTTCGCGCCCGGCGCGATATAAACCGGCGGAATTACCATGCACCCGCCGCATACCGGCCCGTCCTGCCGGTTGTTCCTGTCAAGCAGGAACCGGTTGGTGGCGAGCAGGGTTTCGGGCTTGCCGCAGTCGTACCAGCCGTCTATCGGCACGGTGCGGAGCCGACGGCCGGAGGCGACGAGATCCATCAGCGCGTCGGTGAACTGGATTTCGCCTTTCGTGGTTTTGCCCGACGCGACCAGCCGGTTGAGGCTTGCGTACAATACCGCGCTGTCGGAGAACGAATAAGCCCCCACGATAGCCAGATTCGAGGCGGGGTGTTCCGGTTTTTCCACCAGACTGGTCACAATGCCGTCCGGCCCGGTTTCCACGACGCCGAACCGGCGGGGATCGGGCACGGATTTCACGCCGAGCCTGTCGCACGAAAAATCGGTGAACGGAGCAAGATCGGCCGAAAGAATGGTGTCGCCCAGCAAAATGAACACCGGACCGGCGACCAGTTTTTCGGTGAGCGAGATGGCGTGCCCCAGTCCGCGCGGCTCGTGCTGTTCGGCGTACCGTACATTCAGGCCGGGATATTTGGCCGCGACGTACTGGCGGATCTTGTCGCCCAGATAGCCGACCACAAGGAAGATCTCCGGCGTGCCCAGCCCGATGAGCTGGTCAAGGATATGGCCGAGGATCGGTTTGTCGCCGACCGTCAGCAGCACTTTTGGGTAGGTGTTGGTATGAGGTTTTAGCCGCGTACCGGTGCCCGCTACCGGTACCACGGCGGAAAATTTCCGCTGCATAGGCTCCGCCTTTGAAACATGGATGCGGGCCGGCCGGCGGCCCGCTTGCGCCACTAGGAGTAAAATAGCATTTTTCGAACCGGTTGTCGGCGCGGATCTGCCTGACTTGCGTTAAGTTTCATGACGCGCAGTTAGTGGTATAATGCAGGATATGATCACTCTCCAGGATATCAATCCCAGGCTTTTGAAAGCGCATTACGCCGTGCGCGGCAAGATAGTCGCCCGCGCGCACGAGCTGGAAACGCAGGGCAGAAAGGTAATTTACTGCAACATCGGAAATCCGCAGGCGCTCAGGCAGAAACCGCTTACGTTCCTGCGTCAGCTGCTGAGCCTGGTGGAATACCCGGAACTGCTCGCGCGCCCGGAAACCGCGAAATTCTTTCCGGCCGACGTGGTGCGGCGGGCGTCCTTCATTCTGGAAAAAAATCCGAGCGGAACCGGCGCGTATACCCAGAGCGCCGGGCTGCCGTTCATCCGCAAGGCCGTGGCTGATTTCATTCACCGGCGCGACGGGATCCCGGTCAATTTCAACAGGATTCTGCTGACCGACGGTGCGAGCAAAGGCGTGCAGTCGGTGTTTACGATGCTCACCAGAACCGGGAACGACGGCTATCTCATTCCCATTCCGCAGTATCCGCTGTACAGCGCCACGATCGCGCTGTACGGCGCCCGGCAGATAGATTATTTTCTGGACGAGGAAAACGGCTGGCAGCTCAACGAAAAAGAGCTCGCCAAAAGCATGGCCGGCGCCCGGGCGCGCGGGATTAATCCCGTGGCGATCGCCGTAATCAATCCGGGCAACCCGACGGGCGCGGTACTGTCGAAAGAGAACATCGAAATGATTATCCGGTTCGCCAGAAAACACCGGCTCGCGGTTTTGGCGGACGAAGTGTATCAGGAG harbors:
- a CDS encoding aminotransferase class I/II-fold pyridoxal phosphate-dependent enzyme, encoding MITLQDINPRLLKAHYAVRGKIVARAHELETQGRKVIYCNIGNPQALRQKPLTFLRQLLSLVEYPELLARPETAKFFPADVVRRASFILEKNPSGTGAYTQSAGLPFIRKAVADFIHRRDGIPVNFNRILLTDGASKGVQSVFTMLTRTGNDGYLIPIPQYPLYSATIALYGARQIDYFLDEENGWQLNEKELAKSMAGARARGINPVAIAVINPGNPTGAVLSKENIEMIIRFARKHRLAVLADEVYQENVYNSKLRFHSFAKVLCRMNETEVPLFSFHSVSKGFLGECGHRGGYLEIRNMPDDVYAEMIKLQSIGLCSNVTGQLVTYAMVAPPEPGEESHGLYIKERDAILSELKEKAEILGSGLSAIEGMETGVPQGAMYAFVKFSLPQPHGFDASRLTPDEILAHEAKRDNDYCLALLEETGICVVPGSGFGQLPGT
- a CDS encoding sugar phosphate nucleotidyltransferase; protein product: MQRKFSAVVPVAGTGTRLKPHTNTYPKVLLTVGDKPILGHILDQLIGLGTPEIFLVVGYLGDKIRQYVAAKYPGLNVRYAEQHEPRGLGHAISLTEKLVAGPVFILLGDTILSADLAPFTDFSCDRLGVKSVPDPRRFGVVETGPDGIVTSLVEKPEHPASNLAIVGAYSFSDSAVLYASLNRLVASGKTTKGEIQFTDALMDLVASGRRLRTVPIDGWYDCGKPETLLATNRFLLDRNNRQDGPVCGGCMVIPPVYIAPGANLRNSIVGPYVSLGDGVTVENCIVENSIINEHAALKNVIIKDSLIGPDAVFKSRSQRINIGENSEIFLGGETAE